The genomic segment GTCAGCAGGTTGGTCAGCCAGCCGGGAGCTTGCTTGGTCACCAGATCGTGGAGCCAGTCGGGCTGGGCGGCGTACCAGTGCTTGGTCTCGTCCATCTTCTTGGCGAGCTCGGGCTGGTACTTGGTAGGCCAGTCCCGGCGCAGGTTCTTGAGCTCATTCTGGATCGGGTGGAGAAAGAGCGCCCCCGCTCCAAATACCAGCCCCACAATGGTCACCAGAACCAAGGCCGAGGCCAGTGCCCGACGCCCGTGTGGTTTGAGGAACTTAAAGAGGCGCAGGCGGCAGAGAAAGTCCACGGGGCCGCTCGCTGCGCAGGCGAGGATGCCCGCCATGATCAGGGTCACGACAATACTATGGCTACGGTAGGCAATATAGCCCACGAGCGCGAGGACACCTAGTCGCAGGATGCGCTTTCCTAAGGCGGAGAAACCCGCGTCAAACCACGCCTGTGCCTTGTCGCGCTCACTCACACGGTCATCGTTGTTCACAATTGGTAGGCCTCAAAGATCCACTCCCGGATACGCCGGGCCGCATCGCCATCGCCGTAGGGGCTCGCCGCCCGCGCCATCGCCGCATAGGCCGCTTCATCGCCCAGAAGGGTATTCGCCGCCTCAAAGACCACGGTCTCGTCGGTGCCCACCAGCTTGGCATTGCCTGAGTGCACTCCCTCGGGGCGCTCGGTGGTGAGGCGCAGGATCAGCACGGGCTTGCCCAGCCCGGGTGCCTCTTCTTGCGCCCCCCCCGAGTCGGTGAGGAGGAAGTGGCTGGCCTTCATCACATGGACAAAGGGGAAGTAGTCCAGCGGCTCGGTGAGCAAGATACGGTCGTGGTCTTTGAGTAACGGTAGGACGACCTCTCGCACCAGCGGGTTGCGGTGCATGGGAAAGACCACACGGACATCGGGGTAGGTCTCGACAATCCGGCGGATCGCGCGGCACGCACTTGCCATGCGCTCGCCCCAGTTCTCCCGCCGGTGCGCCGTGACCAGGATCAGCCGCCCCGGACGCGCCACAAACTCGGCCAGTGTTGGATCGTCGAACTGGTAGTTGAGCTGGCTGACGGTCCGGAGCGCATCCACGACCGTGTTGCCCGTGACACGGATGGTCTCCTCCGCGATTCCCTCCCGCAAGAGGTTCTCTTTGGAGAGCTCGGTGGGGGCGTAGTGGAAGTTGGTCAGGCGGGTGGTCAGGCGGCGGTTCATCTCCTCAGGGAAGGGATCGAACTTATTGTCGGTGCGCAGACCCGCCTCCACATGGCCAAAGTCCGCCTGGGCGTAGAAGGCGGCGAGGCTGGCGGCAAAGGTTGTTGTCGTATCTCCCTGCGCGATAACCAGCTTTGGCTTCTCTTTCTCAAGAACCGGCTCCAGCGCCATCAGGGCACGGCTGGTCAGCTCGGAGAGCGACTGCCCCGGCTTCATGAGCCCAAGATCGTAGTCGGGCTGGAGGGCGAAGACCGAGAGCACCTGATCAAGCATCTCACGGTGCTGCCCTGTGGAGATGGCGACCGTCCGAATCTGCTCCGGGTAGCGCAGCAGCTCTTTGACCAAGGGGGCCATCTTGACGGCATCGGGCCGGGTCCCGAAGATACACGCAACTGTTAGCTTACTCAATGAACCAATTTCTCCCAATCTTCACGGGTGAGCTCGTAGCGAACGTAGAGCCGTGTGAGCTCCTTGACGGTCCGCCACTCCGTTCCCACCTCCTGCATCCCGATTTTTTCCAGGACCCGCCGCGAGCCGATATTCTCCTGATCGGCAAAGGCGACCAGCTTAACACGCTTGAGCTCCTGAAAGACATAGTCGCGGCTGAGGGCCGCCGCCTCGGTCATGATACCCTTCCCCCAGCACTCCTGTGCGAGGATATAGCCGAGCTCCACGTGCTTGTCCCGTGCCAGCAGCTGCATGATATCGGTGGAGCCAATGACCTTCCCGGTCTCTTTCCAGATCACGGCAAAGGCCAGCGACTCCCCACTACGGCGGCGCCCGCGCTGCTGCTCCAGAAAGGCCTGGACGCCACGAACCTCGCGTGCGGGCTGCCAGGGCAGAAAGTGCACGACCTTAGGGTCGGCGACAAAGGCAAACATGTCCTCGGCATCGCGCAGCTCCACCGGGCGAAGCAAGACCCGCTCGCCCTGCAGCTCGATAGTGGGCAGCGGGGTGTCGGTCTTGGGTCGCCAGAAAGAGAGTCGTGAGAGCAGCGCCTGCATGGCTCATTTTACGGCTTCCTACCCAGCCAGACCAGTAGCAGGGCGATGAGGCAGGTGACAAAGGTCAGCCCATAGATAATCCAGACCGCTTGCTTGACGGAGAGCCCGCGCTCGGTGAGCCGGTGGTGGAGGTGGGACTGGTCGGCCTCGGTGAGCTTCTTTCCCTGCACCGCCCGCTTTCGGATGACATAGAGCCCATCGAAGACCGGCACGCCCAGCACGATCCCCGGCAGGAAGATCGCCGCGGCCACGGGGACCTTTAACGCCCCAACGACCGCCAGCATGGAGAGCATGAAGCCGAGAAAGTACGAACCGACCGTCCCCATGAAGATCGAGGCGGGGTTGTAGTTGTAGCGCAAAAATCCCAGTGCCGCGCCAAAGGTCGCCGCCGCGAGCAGGGCAACCGCAGGGTCGGGGTTGTGGGAGAAGGCTGCCATCACCCCCATGGTCATGGCCGCAATCGCGCTCACTCCCGCAGCAAGCCCATCCATTCCATCGAGAAAGTCAAAGAACTTGGTCGCCCCCAAGACCCAGACCATGGTCAGGGGGATCGAGAGCCAGCCCAGGGAGAGATACGGCCCGACATGGATGAGGTTGGGGAAGGGGTTCGTGACACCCTCAATGCGTGCTCCGAAGAGTGCTGCGACAAGCCCCGCAAAGAGAAGCCCCAGTATCTGGAGCGTGGGAGAGAGCCCCTTGCTCTTTCCCTCCGCATCCTTAGGACCGATACTGGGCATGTCGTCGAGCGCTCCAATCACCGAGACAATCAGTGCGCCGAGCAGGATGCCAACAATCGGGTGGCGAAGGAGGTCTGCGCTCCCGCCCACGCTTTTGTCTGGGGTGGATTTGTCAAACGGGACATTGGTAAAGAGGCGCAGGGCGACATAGGCGGCGAAGAACCCGACCACAATGGCGGTCCCTCCCCACAAGGGGGTTGCCTTGTGGTGGGCATCGCGGACCCTGGGCACCCGTACGACACCAAAGCGCTCCGCCAGACGCTTGGCGAGAGGAGTGAGGAGGATGGTTACCACGCAGGCGAGGGCTGTCGCGGATGCCATCAGGGTGAGCAGATTCATCTACTGCAATAATACCGCGTCCCAGCCCTCGGCGTTACGGCGCGGGGGCTCGGGGAGGCAAACAATTTCGACACCCGCGGCCTCCAGTACTTCGTGCGCCCAGCCCTCCGGCGACTCCCCAAAGAAGACAACGCGGACGATCCCCGCCCCGACAATCATCCGGGCGCAGACATGGCAGGGCCGGCAGGTGGTGTACATGGTCGCGCCCTTGGTATGGACTCCGTGGAGCGCCGCCTGCGCGATCGCGTTCTGCTCGGCGTGGAGGGTGCGGATGCAGCGCCCCTCCTCCAGCAAGCACCCCACCTCGGTGCAGTGCCTCTGCCCCGGCGGCGAGCCGTTGTAGCCCGTCGTGAGAATCCGCTTGTCGCGCACGATCACCGCCCCTACATGGCGCCGCTCACAGGTCGAGCGGGTCGCTACCTCACGGGCAATGCTCAGAAAGTACTCATCCCACGACGGACGCATGAGCTAGCCCCACGCGGGGAAGCGGTTGCAGAGCGCCTTGACTTCCTCGCGGATCCCGGCGATCAGGGTGTCGTCGTGGCGCTGCTCCAATGCGCGGTTGATGAGCTCGGCGATAAGCGGCATCTCGGTCTCGGTCATGCCGCGCGTCGTGACCGCGGGAGTGCCCAGGCGCAGGCCGCTGGTCTTGAAGGGCGGGTTGGGGTCGTTGGGGATGGCGTTTTTATTGGCCGTGATCCCCGCCAGATCGAGTACCTCTTGGGCGCGCTTGCCATTGAGCTTCTTGGCGCGCAGATCGACCAGCATCAGGTGGTTGTCGGTGCCGCCGGAGACCAGCCTAAAGCCATGGCTCACCACGGCCTCCGCGAGCGCCTTGGCGTTCTTGCGAATCTGTGCCTGGTAGGTGGCAAAGCTCGGGTCCATCGCCTCTTTGAAGCAGACTGCCTTGCCCGCAATGACATGCATCAAGGGGCCGCCCTGCATGCCGGGGAAGACCGCCATGTTGAGCAGGTCGGAGAGGAGGCGGGTCTCGCCCTTGGCGTTGGTGATTCCCAGCGGGTTCTCGGTGTCCTTGCCAGCGAGAATCAGCCCCCCGCGCGGGCCACGCAGGGTCTTGTGCGTCGTCGTTGTCACCACGTGGGCGTGGGGCAAGGGCGAGGGATGCTCACCACCGGCGACCAGCCCGGCGATATGGGCCATGTCCACCCAGAACGCCGCCCCAACCTCGTCGGCGATCTCCCGGAAGATCTTCCAGTCGATAATGCGTGGGTAGACAGTCGCGCCGCCGAGGATCACCTTGGGCTTGTGCTTCTTTGCCAGGTCACGAATCTGGTCGTAGTCGAGCTGCTCATCGGCACCAAGGCCATACGGGATGGGCTCGTAGATAAAGCCAGAGAAGTTGACCGGCGAGCCGTGGGTAAGATGGCCGCCCTGCGCGAGGTCCATGGCGAGGAACTTATCGCCGGGCTTCATCAGGGCAAAAAACACCGCCATGTTGGCATTGGCCCCGGAGTGTGGCTGGACATTGGCGTACTCGGCCCCAAAGAGCTTGCAGGCGCGCTCGATGGCGAGGTTCTCGACCACATCGACATGCTCACAGCCGCCGTAGTAGCGCCGCCCGGGGTAGCCCTCGGCGTACTTGTTGGTCAGGCTGGAGCCCTGCGCCTCACGGACGGCACGGGAGACAATGTTCTCGCTGGCGATGAGCTCTAGCTTGTCTTCCTGGCGGTGGTCTTCGGCGGTAATGGCGGCGAAAATCTCGGGATCGGAGTCGGAGAGGGGGGCGCTAAATGTATTCACGGGGAGTATTGTACCGCGTCTCGTGAGGCGTTTGTCCGGCGAATGCGAACGGCCGGACGGGAGCTCCCCCCGATCAGAACGGGGGGACTGGAGAGCCTGCGGCTGCGATGGCCGTTCCGGCCATACTCCCGATTAAACTCGGTATGCCCGGGACGGGCTTTGCAGCGCCGCGCTCTCCAGTCCGGCCCCTCCAACGGGCCGGAACTACAGCCCTCCCGCTCCAACCGGGGGAGAGTTTTGTTCCCAGCTTAGCTGCTTGGCGTGGCCATCGGCGAAGATAACATTTCCGCGGTTGTGGAATTTCTGCCAGAAGAGAGAGCCGGTGCTGTGGCCATGTCGCCCGGAGAGGCTTGCCAGCGGGATGCTGTCGAAGGCGTTCCAGGTAATGTTCTCGGAGTCGTAGAGGAGGGGCGTCGTGCTGGTTGCCTTGGAGGACTTGGTGACGGCGGCATTGCGGGCGTAGCCATAGCCTTTTGTCATGGGGCGACGGTCTTGCCCACAGCGGAAGAGATAGTCCTGGTGCTGACCAGCCTGTGCCTTGGTGATGTCCATCCAGCGCTCTGCGGGAGGGAAGGTGCCGTCGTTGTCCCACGCGTACATCAGGTTTGCCGTCCCAAGCTGCTTGAGGTTGGAGAGGCAGCTCGGGCCGCCACGCTCCCTTGCGGAAGCGAAGATAGGGAAGAGGATGCCCACCAGAACGCTGACGATAATCAAAATAAGAAGCGCCTCGGGAACCGTCACCGACCGCTTCGTTGCCCTGTGTGTTGAGGTTTCCATAGGATAGTTTACCGGCTTTCTTTACAAAAATCTTCCCACTTCCGCGCCTTAGCATGGCCATCTGCGAAGACAACATTGCCTCGCTCGCTGTGGCGTGGCGCAAAAGTCTGCCCCGGATCGGTGGCGTCCCAGTCCGTGCGGGTGGAGTCGTAGAGGAGGACGCGGCTTGTCGGTTCCTTGAGCTTTTCAAGAGGCAGCGCAGAAAGACGCGTGTCCATGGCGTAGCTAGAAACGGCTTTGGGAGCTTCGTCCAGAGCGGTAGGGCAGCGAAAGAGGGTGTTATTTACTTGGGGGTGGGTGTAGGGCATGGTGAGCGTCATCCACTTTTCCGCGGGCGGAAAGTGCTCGTCGTAGTCCTGAGCGTACATCAATGCGCTGCGCCCAAGGTCCTTCATGTTCGAAAGGCAGGCGATGCTTTTGGGTTTGTGGGTGTGCAGGTAGTGGTCGTAGGGAAAGAGAATCGCCGCGAGGATTCCAATGATGACGATCACCACTAGCAGCTCCGCTATTGTAAATGCTCGTTTCATACACCAAGAAACGCATGGAGACCCGGGTTGGTTACGCCTTGGTTGTGAAGCCTTGGTGCTGGATTTCGAGTGCGTGCTGCTCAGGCGTCGCCCAGCGCAAGCGGTCCGCCGTTCCGACATCTAAGATCGTCGCACGACCGTGAGGGCCGGGGTCAAAGTCGCGGTAGAGGACCGTGAGCTGCGCGGGATTGTCGCAGAACCACCACGCGAGGGCGGCGCACATGCGGCAAGGCTTGAGGGTGGAGATCAGGGTCGCACCCGCCGGGAGCCGTTGCCCGGTCTTGGCCCAGGCATCCCGAATCGCCTCCATTTCTGCATGGCGCGTGCGGTTCCGTGAGCCCGAGTTGATCCCTTGGCCGAGAAGCTTGCCCTCGCGATCCAACACAAGCGCCGCGACGGGCCGGTCGGCCTTGTAGCGCTCGGAGTCGTGGCGTGGAATCTCGGCCTCCAGCTGGTTGCAGAGTGCAAATGCCTCGGCGAGCGAGAGAGTGGGGACGGAGAAATCCGCAAGACGCGCCGGCAAGAGCGACGGAAGCTCCCGCGAATCAGTTGGGCACGCAGGTGCCCGTCGCCCTGTTAAGCCCAGACACTCGTTGTCCGGGATTTCCGTACACCGCTTGGCCGCGACCCGGATCATGCCGTCGCAAAACGGCGTTTTTCCCCCGGACAGATAGATGCGGTTGCGCACCAGCGCCCGTGCCTGCTCTGGGTAGTGCTCATAGATCCCCTGCACCAGCCGCGAGACCGCCGTCTCCGGTGCAAGCCCCTCCGGCCCCGATGCCCAATAGGTTTGGCCGTCGTGCTCCAGCCATGCCTGGTTCATCTAGCAAGCCAACCGGAATCCCACTTCCCCCATGCGGGCACTTGGATGGCGTGCGTCACGCTTGAATGTAAGAAAGCTGATGGGATAGTAGTCGCTCCAGGTGCCGCCCCGGCAGACGCGTAGCGTGCCTGTTTTGGGGGCAGGGTACGTGCCGGGCTTGGGGCCGGGGGGATTCTGCTCAGGTGAGGTGGTGTAGTAGTGCTTGTCGTAGCGATCCGCACACCAATCCCGGACGTTGCCCGCCAGATCAAGCACGCCGTAGGGAGAGCAGTCGGTGGGAAAGCTCCCAACAGGCGCGGTGCCGTGAGTTGCGCCCAAAGGTCGGTCACTGCCGTGCACCAGGCTCCGATTAAAGGTGC from the Armatimonas rosea genome contains:
- the wecB gene encoding non-hydrolyzing UDP-N-acetylglucosamine 2-epimerase; translated protein: MSKLTVACIFGTRPDAVKMAPLVKELLRYPEQIRTVAISTGQHREMLDQVLSVFALQPDYDLGLMKPGQSLSELTSRALMALEPVLEKEKPKLVIAQGDTTTTFAASLAAFYAQADFGHVEAGLRTDNKFDPFPEEMNRRLTTRLTNFHYAPTELSKENLLREGIAEETIRVTGNTVVDALRTVSQLNYQFDDPTLAEFVARPGRLILVTAHRRENWGERMASACRAIRRIVETYPDVRVVFPMHRNPLVREVVLPLLKDHDRILLTEPLDYFPFVHVMKASHFLLTDSGGAQEEAPGLGKPVLILRLTTERPEGVHSGNAKLVGTDETVVFEAANTLLGDEAAYAAMARAASPYGDGDAARRIREWIFEAYQL
- a CDS encoding GNAT family N-acetyltransferase; translation: MQALLSRLSFWRPKTDTPLPTIELQGERVLLRPVELRDAEDMFAFVADPKVVHFLPWQPAREVRGVQAFLEQQRGRRRSGESLAFAVIWKETGKVIGSTDIMQLLARDKHVELGYILAQECWGKGIMTEAAALSRDYVFQELKRVKLVAFADQENIGSRRVLEKIGMQEVGTEWRTVKELTRLYVRYELTREDWEKLVH
- a CDS encoding glycosyltransferase family 4 protein; translation: MNLLTLMASATALACVVTILLTPLAKRLAERFGVVRVPRVRDAHHKATPLWGGTAIVVGFFAAYVALRLFTNVPFDKSTPDKSVGGSADLLRHPIVGILLGALIVSVIGALDDMPSIGPKDAEGKSKGLSPTLQILGLLFAGLVAALFGARIEGVTNPFPNLIHVGPYLSLGWLSIPLTMVWVLGATKFFDFLDGMDGLAAGVSAIAAMTMGVMAAFSHNPDPAVALLAAATFGAALGFLRYNYNPASIFMGTVGSYFLGFMLSMLAVVGALKVPVAAAIFLPGIVLGVPVFDGLYVIRKRAVQGKKLTEADQSHLHHRLTERGLSVKQAVWIIYGLTFVTCLIALLLVWLGRKP
- a CDS encoding deoxycytidylate deaminase, whose amino-acid sequence is MRPSWDEYFLSIAREVATRSTCERRHVGAVIVRDKRILTTGYNGSPPGQRHCTEVGCLLEEGRCIRTLHAEQNAIAQAALHGVHTKGATMYTTCRPCHVCARMIVGAGIVRVVFFGESPEGWAHEVLEAAGVEIVCLPEPPRRNAEGWDAVLLQ
- the glyA gene encoding serine hydroxymethyltransferase, with the protein product MNTFSAPLSDSDPEIFAAITAEDHRQEDKLELIASENIVSRAVREAQGSSLTNKYAEGYPGRRYYGGCEHVDVVENLAIERACKLFGAEYANVQPHSGANANMAVFFALMKPGDKFLAMDLAQGGHLTHGSPVNFSGFIYEPIPYGLGADEQLDYDQIRDLAKKHKPKVILGGATVYPRIIDWKIFREIADEVGAAFWVDMAHIAGLVAGGEHPSPLPHAHVVTTTTHKTLRGPRGGLILAGKDTENPLGITNAKGETRLLSDLLNMAVFPGMQGGPLMHVIAGKAVCFKEAMDPSFATYQAQIRKNAKALAEAVVSHGFRLVSGGTDNHLMLVDLRAKKLNGKRAQEVLDLAGITANKNAIPNDPNPPFKTSGLRLGTPAVTTRGMTETEMPLIAELINRALEQRHDDTLIAGIREEVKALCNRFPAWG
- a CDS encoding prepilin-type N-terminal cleavage/methylation domain-containing protein — protein: MKRAFTIAELLVVIVIIGILAAILFPYDHYLHTHKPKSIACLSNMKDLGRSALMYAQDYDEHFPPAEKWMTLTMPYTHPQVNNTLFRCPTALDEAPKAVSSYAMDTRLSALPLEKLKEPTSRVLLYDSTRTDWDATDPGQTFAPRHSERGNVVFADGHAKARKWEDFCKESR
- a CDS encoding Bd3614 family nucleic acid deaminase, whose translation is MNQAWLEHDGQTYWASGPEGLAPETAVSRLVQGIYEHYPEQARALVRNRIYLSGGKTPFCDGMIRVAAKRCTEIPDNECLGLTGRRAPACPTDSRELPSLLPARLADFSVPTLSLAEAFALCNQLEAEIPRHDSERYKADRPVAALVLDREGKLLGQGINSGSRNRTRHAEMEAIRDAWAKTGQRLPAGATLISTLKPCRMCAALAWWFCDNPAQLTVLYRDFDPGPHGRATILDVGTADRLRWATPEQHALEIQHQGFTTKA